Within Hoplias malabaricus isolate fHopMal1 chromosome 16, fHopMal1.hap1, whole genome shotgun sequence, the genomic segment ccatcattagtgaagAGGCAGTGTCAGAGGACATTAAACAAATGGATGAAATCAAAAACATAGTAGAAGGAAATGTTGAAAAGGTTCAGGACTCCACACAGCGGAGGATAAAGTCTGGCACGCCCAAGTCAGACTTTAAAGTGGATGcagaacagaagaaaacagCAGAGGAAGGGTGGCAAGCTGGAAGCCAACCTCATTGGACCATTTTTGATCAGCCAAAGACCAGCTGCCACGTATTACACACAAGCTTGCAGCACCAGCCATATCCCCTTCAGTGTCAGCAGCACCACCAGCAGCATGGTCTTCTCCAGCACCAccagaagcagtgtgtgtgtgtgagatcaaTTCTCAGCAATTAGGTGCGACATTTGACCAAGGCTTTTTCACCATATCATCACTAttcaatgaaaaatatttatctccaaaatagcaactttatagGAAAAAAATCTTACATTAAAAGATGtcattttggagaatttctattggtccattcatgtgttcaaataatgtattaaaattaaatttgccaaaaattcagatacacttttcattggacagtgcgGATGTGCTTGCCACAAAGCAGCATGTTAACTGGTGCTATTAGCTTAGCTGTATAATGCAATATGAAAGTGCCTGTATCTATTTTTCCTCCACACATTTATGCAGGTTTCTATTCATCTGTAACTCATCTGTCTATATGTGTTCTTGTGGAGCCATCTGGTGACAAGAATCTGCCCTGAAGGATGTCATTATTTTAGACTCTTTAAATAACAGACATACACAGATGATTAagtcagttttgttttattgaggCTTTTCATATCAAGCCCAGATtttataaagaattatttatcattcattcaaacCTATATTCCTTATAGATAAGGTATTCCTTTTATAGATGATGTTTAATCCTTTTTTAAATCCCAAAACATTGATTTTTCAGCTCATTCTGCCTTCAATTCAAGCATATACCACAACAAACGGAAGGCTTTTTTGCTTCTGGTTTTATGAGGCAGATTGGCTCTTTTTTCTCCGTATACAGGCGCCATGTTAAGCCGCTCAAACTTTCTCATCCATTCTCCAAATGAAATCAGACTCCTCTTCATTTATGTAGCTTTAATGTTACAATATATTGGTTTGAATGTTATGATATTTATACCGCATCTCTGTATGCAAGGTGCAGACTGCTTCAATCTATCCATTTCCGAGAAATGAGGTTGAGTCACAAGGTGCTGCATGCACTTcttcacttcacacacacacacacaaactgggaAAGGATCTCAAGTCAGATTAATAATAACACTAACACAGCGCCTTACATCTCTCTATTGGAAAACGATGGCTGCACTTCCTTTTATTGCTCACTATGTAATTATACAGTCATTACAGTCAGCAACCCTTCCCCTTGCTCTAAAACCAAAAAAGATTCAAGATCCAGTGGTGGTCTCCATGAAATCTATAGAACGTGGGAGTAATGACAGATGTCCTCATACAAAGTATGAGAACAAGTGTTTCTTCGTCTCAGCCGTGGACATGCTGGTGCCTGCTGCAGACCAGTCCCCACGCTGGACTCTCCCAGCTCTGAGTCAAAGGCAGACACTTCAAATCATCCCCTCCTTTACTGACTCCTCctgaggaaaacaacaaacagtatGATTAATATTCTTCATATTCTGAATGTTATATATCTTCTTACATTTTGTATACAAATGAAAATAGGTTAATTTTTATACAATAGGAGTTACCATATCACACAGTGGTGCTCCCTGCTCTCTGTCTCGGTGTGGAGGCTCCTGTCAAACACACATAGAGAAAAATAGAAGGAAGACAATGGTTAACACAGGATCACACATACTTAAAATATCTTTCACATCCATACATATAACACTATATATAAAACAGCAGTCAACTACAGAAAAGTGATTTACTGGAATGTACGTACGGGGAGTTGTGGTGGGGGTGCTGTGGGGCTAGAAGACGGTGGATGACATCACGGGAAAGGTCTCCTCATTTGATCCCCATTTCAGCGACTGGAACCTAAACACAGTGAGCGACATTCCCtgcagacagagaggaagagtcaAAGGCCAGGCTACTCGTTAAGATGTGCTATATATTACTGCCAATATTTACATCActaaaacacaatcacatattcAACCCACCTTGCGTCTCACTTGGAACTTGGGTTagaattagcattagcatatataTTCAAACTCATTACAAATACTAAAGCAGTGGGtgaagaaagagaatgagattAAAAACTAGATTAAAAAGAACATGGAGTGGAGCAACATGactactgtctgtgtgtgtagaactacaaactgcACATATACAGCCAgtgaaagtgggcaaacaaattattattattatacttattattattgcctttctagacacccaaggacgctttacaatctacacttctcagaacgctcaattcacacacacgagaagcggcagccaaacgcgcacagcgtactctcaaccagaaatgaccgtccacctggaggactgcatctagggtttaacccaggacagagcgccaatccatatctgggctcacacatacagacattcattcacacaccaggacagttattagagaagccaattcacctaccctccatgtttttggactgtgggaggaaaccggagcccccggaggaaaccggggagaacatggaaactccacccagatgggacttgaacccaagatcccagcgctgggaggcgaacgtgctaaccaccaagccaccgtgccgcccattatgcagagcaacaagagGATTATATTCTGTAGTTGCAGAACTACAATGGGCACCACTGACTTGGTGGTGGTCTGATAGCAAGTgatgtgctggtatgagtggatatagcagtgctgctgttgtttttaaacCCCACAGGTTGTTGTCCTGCATACCTAGCCATTTTTCAACCTGTTGGTCAAAGGTCAGGATCCCCCCTGAACCGTGTATGTGTGTAATGGTGtgagtggctcagacacagccgtgctacttgagtttttaaacccctcagagtcactgctggactgagaacagtttattaatatataaaatacataccCAACAGCCTCCCGTTACCAAAAGACCAGGGGATCACTAACACAAACTTTGGACAATTCCTGGGTACATTTTgaaagctccagcagcactgttgtgtctgatccactcataccagtgaaacacacactaacacaccaccaccatgtcaatgTCCTTGCAGCATTGAGAATAATACCTGCTATGTGGTCATCCTGTGGGGTCCTGCCCATTGAAGTACAGGGTAAAAGGGGGGTAACAGTATGCAAAGCAAAAGTCTTTAATTGTAAATCTACTAAATCCACCAATAGTCAATGGGGAAAAAATTAACTAAAAACTATTTACTTTAAAGCAGTACAATAAAACCACTTCCTATTTGGTAGGTCTAGTTTATCAGAGTCTAATGTAGCTTTTTGGTTTTTtacttattacttttttttactttttttttcggAATCCTCAAAAATGAACACATAATGAATACTAAGAAAATAGTATTTTAAAGGTTGAGttagagagtggagagagagtgtgtgagagagagaaagacagagagagagagagagagagagagagagagagagagagagagagagagagagagagagaaagagagagagatatgatgGTGTAATGTCTATGACacctgtaaaaaaaacacacatattttaataaacatgtaaaataacaGTTGTGTACAAGTAAAATGACTAAAGCAGAATAAGAACAACTGTCACAAAGTAAACTGTATGCTACACAATACACTAACTAAAAGGTAAGTATAATGAAAGATGCATTAAAGGatataataaaaatgtggtTCAGTGGAGCCAAGTGGTGGTCCAAGAGGCCTGGAAGCTGGCTGTGGAACTACTGGAGTCTCAAGGATATGGGTGCTGCTGGACTCCGAAGAACGAAAGCACCCATCCTCGATAGTGACTCCTATGTACGTCTTGGACACTTTTGTTTGctggaaaaacacacagaaaaacaatgaataaatacaggAACTCAGAATATCAAGAGTAATTGCTTATTTAGTGAGAGTACATTATCAGGAAACTCTTACAAGAAACTGTGAGTGGGTCACAGAGGTGATGCTCGACTCTGTGCTGAGGTTGGCGGTCAGCACAGAAATCTgcacaaataataaacagattttccTCAGTGCCGCTGAGGTTGCAGACAGCTAATTTTCCATTCAGCTGTTTGATTAGCACAAAGCTAGCACTAGCACACAGACCTGGAAAACAATGCTTTATTTATAATTCTTAAAGCAGATGTAAAGCCATTAAAGAAAGATTATCAAGTTGTGAGTTATTATCTTTAAACTATAAAAGCATTGACAGACTGATGAACACCGTAAAAATACTTTCCGTTCATTTCAATAACATTACCTCTGGAAACAGGTGGTAGAAGTCATTGGTGAGCAcaagtggcggatgctggtctttcaaggaggggaagctcaatttcggcctacatcataaaatgtgtcggtttatttatacgtaaattctaccctccgttcctttttaagaaaatgatctgtgtccctgtcgtaccaacaaggcgtctttttcagggacttgactagtgtcctctcaatggacagcagagctaggctgcttaaacggccttggcccatgtgaagtgtgtccgcctgtgagtgctttgtgacggtggaagGGCTCAGCATCACccactggacagaaactgcgatagaagtcagtttccaaacacaagcagctacaaaaaaaccccaccagaaatagaagctcgatttgtcgctagtcgtttttaacaaaggaAATTCCattaagaggattaagaaagtcactggttcaactcagaacagaatgaaaatgtaatgctcccacggatctctacaccaaaggatcgctgattcgctcattttgctgtcaatcaaaaaggcaGTCGGCctcagcccactgccccatagacccccagagacgctgagcatccaatgggtgggacaaagcccagcatttatccaatgactcgtctagtttcgctgcacttcgcggcttcactattgaactttgtggactgtttaaagcactgtgaagcggGAAtaattgagaggaaagccgcgtctttaccagtgataagaagctgattctgaacaaaagttgatcgtgttgtagtgcatatttattcaatgacatgtacacacaacagtatatatttgatcacctattgtttgacattttaggggaagctgagcttccttgcagtcttagagcaatcgcctctggtgaGCACCCACCAATGTTCACTTTCCAGGCCTCTATACACAGACTTGTGTTGCATTGTCATCTCCACTTGCTGTGAACATTAAGAGAGAGGTAATGAACAGAAATGACCCATGGAGAAAGAAGAATAACTATGGTATTATCACTCTGTTCTTAGATGTCCACTCTTAATACATAAACTAGAGGCGGAAAGTTCGCGAATGaactttgaatttggcttgtcacatATTGCTAGCATCGTTGCATGAGGGGCATGAGGGGGGCCCAGAagggtttttgtgtgtgactaagttttagaaaacaaatgaaatggTATTGGACTGCAGAAAGACCAAATTCTTACCATCTTTTGTATTTATGAGGGAAGAGGGATTAGAGAGGGTGGAAAACACAAGTTCAAGGGAGTTCTTCTGGAACACTGGACATGTAACAACAAAGCAGTCTGCAGGAAAGCACAGAGCAGTCTATCAATCTTCTATGTGGCACTGTGTTGGGGGAGTGTCATCAATGCAGCAGATGTAACAGACTAAAGAAACTACTCAGGAAAGCTGAATGAGACCAGTCTAGACTCCCTGGAGTTGGTAGTTCAGGGTAGTTCAACCCTCCCAGCTCAAGACTACTCCAGAAGAGCAAAATCAGAACAAGTTGTTTTATCCAATGTTTATCCCCAAACCAAGTTTGTTATTTTAGAGTGTGGGTTGGTATGTTCAAGTGACCGGATGCATAATACAACTTCATTGAACATTTTCCCTTCAAGGGAACCTGTATGACAGTGGGGAAATACAGTTCTCTCTAGTTGTTTACATTTAgtagctctgcgtcttttaaggtgtaacagtgtgtttgaggggaaataaACTATGTGGTTGAAGTTTATCTTGTATGTacgttttattcactgtttgaattaccacagaatctcatttgtaactcccATTATTtagctttgtagcactttcattctgtgtttactttcatgctgcTTGccgtctcccaaatttggagacaattccactttaagtgatctgaatcaatattacccacctatgtagcaggaatagagcaatatccttatttcggtttgtgcttttcaatttTTTGGGATTGTTCTCTCTGTTGCcatatgaagagagagagaagagagagagagagagagagagagagagagagagagagagagagagagagagagagagagagaaagagagagagagagagagagagagagagagagagagagagagagaaacctagCATACAGGACTGAGACAGttgtttactcatttacagactgGGACTTTGTAAACAAATTAGATCAGTTTCGAGCACACAAACTGTCTGGAGAGTTAATAAATCATAAAGAAAGTTAACGATTAGTTGTTAACTTTCTTTAAGGGATGTAAAAACTCCCCTCAACTGAGACTTCCCCTCAACTCAAACTTACCAAACTGAGTTTTTGGAGGTTCTTGAAGCTTTTCACCATCTCAGTATGTGAAATTTGCTACAAAACAGCTAGTCAAGCCAACTCAGCTTTGTAAACGCTCCAAAAACTCCTAGGCCACAATCAGCAAAGCTATATTTACAGAATTAAAGGAattgtgtgaaaacaaacaaacaaagagagaaaaaaatacacattgacAGCTGTGAAGCATGGGGTAAATGTATCATGTTTAGGGGTTGTGTTGCACCAGTGACAGTTTTGCACGTGTTCCACAACATACCAGAAACTCTTGGAAGCAAATATCAAACTCTGAAACTCTGAACCATAAATGTATCAATAAATATCATGCCTCATACTTCACCATGAACTACCTAAAACAGACTGAAGCATTTTGGAACATGGCTCAACCGGCCGACTGAAGCATTTTGGAACATGGCTCAACCGGCCCTGACCTTAACATCATACACAATGTAGGCTAGTATAATAAGCAGTGCATGCAAGACAACCCAGCAAAATATCAGAAGTAGAGGACTTCAGAAAAGGCATTTGGAGAAATATCAGTTACAATAATTAAGACACTTAACGAGCTACAAAAAAGTGTTGACAAGCTGTGTCAAAGGGTAGTGGGTTGTTACTAAGTACTGATTCTGTAGTGTCCACTTTTCATGTTTTGCCATCACCTGTTAAGACCTCTTTTTCTGTTACATTCTTCAACGTTATGCATATCTAATCTCCTCAGAGTCATCTCCTGAAAATGAATAACCTGTCCTAGAGACTGgaaatgaatgaactgaaagGTGGTTTCTGACCTTTGCAGAGTACTGGATATCCCTTACTTGTCATCTTTCTCAGTGGTCTTTGAAATGAACCCATTGCAAGTAATGAGTTTCTTTTCTGCTATCGAAGCAGGGAGGTGAATAAGCCGGTTTGTCATATATTAACAAGAAGAAGAGAATGCTGAGTCAACATAGTGAGGTGTGAATATTTGTGGTGGGCTTAACTTACCCACCTGAAAACAAGTTAAACACATGAAGCAATAggtttaataattataaaagtcTCCTAACGATAATTATTAAATTGTCATGTATAGCTCTGTTTGGtgttttcctgctgtctgtgtctcattGTTTCTTGTGTTTGTCAAGTATGcattagcacatggctctttgttttattttgttcctgtttcttccttgtctccgcctttgctCGATTGTCTCGTTGTGTCTCCTTTGTGGTCCTCCCCCCTTGTTATGAGTTCCTAGGTGCTTCTTGTTTGAGTGGTTGTCCTATAGTCCATGTCTGTggttcctgtttgtgggtcattgtacagggtgggccatttatatggatacaccttaataaaatgggaatagttggtgatattaacttcctgtttgtgtcacattagtatatgggaggggggaaacttttcaagatgggtggtgaccatggtggccattttgaagtcggccattttggatccaaattttgttttttttcaatgggaagagggtcttgtgacacatcaaatgtattgggaatttcactttcacaatttcacaaattggggttttaacgtaactttattctttcatgagttatttacaagtttctgaccacttattaaatatgttcaaagtgctgcccattgtgttggattgtcaatgcaaccttCTTCTTCCGTTCTTCACACattgatagcaacaccacaggagaaatgctagcacaggcttccagtatcagtagtttcaggtgctgcaagtctcgtatcttcacagcatagacaattgccttcagaagaccccaaagataaaaatctaagggggtcagatcgggagatcttgggggccattcaactggcccacgacaaccaatccactttccaagAAACTGTTAatctaggaatgctcagacctgacacccataatgtggtggtgcaccatcttgctggaaaaaactcagggaacgtgcaagcttcagtgcataaagaggaaaacacatcatcatgtagcaattttgcatatccagtggcTTTGAGGtatccattgatgaagaatggccccactctctttgtaccccatataccacatcataccatcattttttttgttacaacagtcttggagggatctatccaatgtgggttagtgtcaatcacagtggttttgtttgttaacttcaccattcatgtaaaagtttgcctcatcactgaataaaatcttttgtgtaaactgagggtcctgttccaatttttgttttgcccattctgcaaattcagtgcaccgatctgggtcatcctcgttgagatgctgcagcagctggagtttgtaagggtgccatttgtgagtagcTAATTTCCGCCGAAGGGATGTTCGACTGATTCCACTCTCCAGTGACATAAGGCGAGTGCTACACTCTGGGCTCTTACTGAATGAAGCTATGGcagccactgatgtttcttcattagtgacagttttcatgtgtccacattttggcaaatccaacactgaaccagtttcacgaaacttggcaagcagtttgctaactgtagcatgggagatGGGTGGTCTCATAGGGTGTCTTGCCATTCCCAtattattaaggtgtatccatataaatggcccaccctgtatttgtGCATGCATGTAATGTTCACAGATCCAGTCTTTCAGGGGCCTTTGGCAGATATCCTGACCTAGTAATTATGTTCTTATGGTATTTCTCTGAGATGTGAACAGTTGCACAGCCTTCCTCCATCCGGGGTTTCCACCTCATATGAGCGTGGTGTAGGTGCAGTGCCCacagctgtctctctcttgtGTGTGGGTTTTATCCATACCTGCTGTCTTGGCTGAAGTAGTGGCAGAGTTTGAGGAGACACTTTTGTGTCTCCGGTTGTGTTTGCAGCTGTTCTGTTCTGGATCAGCTCTGATGCTTTGAGAATGTATGGCATGTCCCAGGAAACAGATCTCAGTCAAAGTAAACTGGCATTTTTCATTGAGTGAGCCCAGCTTCTCTAAATTTCTGTTGCACTCTGTGTCGTTGTGCTCTGCCGAATCCTTTACTGTGATGAGAACATCATCAGCATGACGCAGGACTCCATCAATGCCATCAATCAACTGAGAAATCCTTTTTTGGAAATGTTCGAGTGCCGATGATATACCAAAAGGAAGCCTCTTGAAATAATAATGGACCTTTGGTGTTATGAATGTGGTCAACATCATTATGTCATTATGGAGTGCTACCATCTAGAAGCCTGATGTTGTGTCTTTACCAGTAGGAACCggtaaatattttatatgcaCTGATTCACACTGTTTTTAAATAGTGGGACGATGCAACATTACATTACCACATGTTTTTGCCACTTAGTCATTAAGTCTAGCTGGTGTGTCTTTTTTCTCTGATCAGGCATACGCCATAAATggctttatatttttgtatcatTCTGTTTGAGTACTATTTCATGGACTAAGTTATACAGGAAACACACAGGAATATGCTTGAAAAATGCTTTTATTGAAATAGAGATAACACAAGTGCTTCTTTTTAGATTCAATCACAGATTACATCCATTAGATGAATGACCTAATCCAAGGAAGAAAGGCAGAGATCTTGGCGTAAACATTTGGCTTTCTTGAATAGTCACACGGAACTTCACCAAAGGAAACGATACCCACTGCTGTACCTCCACACACCAAAGGACCCCCAGAATCAAACTGTTAACAACAATCAAATGATTGTAGGACTgagtagacagacagatagattgatagatagatacatacatacatacttcattgatcccagagggaaattcaagaaatgtatttaattgtaTGATTGAATACGTGTCCTTTGACGTTACATATTAGGTGAGGTGGAAAACTATATCTGGACATCTACATACGTCTACATGACAAATGACATAAACATATATGTCATCACTGtcttaaaaacacatatctccatttttagctgttttcacttttttacatgaccactgaaaatctgaaaaacCACACAGTTCCTTTAACGAATATCTCCATTGGCTGCTAGACTTGTCCATCAAAACTGTGTATCTCCCTCCTCCACTGTGCTCCAGGTACTGTCTGAGTGTCCGTGCTAAAGTTAACGACTAATAGCATGTTTACTCACATGAAATATTAGACCAGCATGGctataattaatcacaataagGATTATCTATGCTGATTTCAATCAAGAATAGTAATGATAGACTCTGCTTTTGCTAAAACATGGATCTTCTGTggcttatttttactgttaccCTCAGAGAAATACAGTCTTTTCCTGTTCCTGAaaagatacgtgtttttaatcagACAGCAGTCATATACATGTGTAATGGCTTATACCAGGTGTATAACAGTTGAATGATGTTGTAGGTGCCATGTATCTTTAATAACACCATAATGAGATACCATATCATTTGTACCTTGCAAGTTGCAGGACCTCTTGCACACACCATACTCTGGGTTATAGGACGACGATGCCAGTTGTTAATGCACATTGTCCTATCTATGATTTGGGTTTGTGTCTCCAAAAGACGGGCACTTGGAGGGTTGTTTTGCCCAGTTTTCCCCCAGCCAACTACACTGCAGCCCATGTTGACCGGGATGCCTTCTTCAGTAGTTAGAGGGATGGGTATCCAATTCACTGTTTGGCTCTGGATCACAGTTCCACGCAGCTTTGGGAAGATTAATGTTTGCTGTGTTATCAACAAGCCTGAACAATGTGACAGAATTAAATGTCCTGTCATCCTATGTAACCACACTACTCTGCCTAGTTAATATACAGGGACTGTGTATTAAAAAGCGttatggttgacagcaacaaattagtgttctgattggttaaacaaacctcacgatctgattggtccagctaaagctttcatattggtccatcaattggctgtcaaaacagtgtcttaaatccacaactgcaaaaagagatttgcacacgcagcagagaaggcgaatgtgtggattttttccacctgattcaaaaactcccattgtcacatttggaaccttaaaaaggtttaatcttgcacattttaagccatttgagagGCATTGATTCACACATTTAAGACATTTGATTTAcgaatgcaaatctttttttttacacatttgtgattttaagttattattattgttgttgttttaaatttgtgcattccaatacatttgtggattttactTTTACGTgtgtgtagttgctcaaacacagttacaaagtctgttacatttgtgagtattgttttacaaactcaaaatctttttgacccatTTTTGACTCCACAGAGTTAAAACAAAATCTTATTTTACTGAAAGCCAGATATCCTCTTTTGGTATTATTATATATTGCCTGAAATCCCTTGAGAATGACTGTCCTAAACATATTTGAAGTGTTACAGTATATATTTACCTTTATAAGCATGATATCATTATCCAGAGTTTGTGCATTGAAGTTAGGGTAGACATGGCAAGACTGTACATTCATGCGGGAACCTTCTCTGCTGTTTAACAAGTCATGAGCACCAACCACTACTGTAAGTACCCTTATTGACTGTTTCCTGtttggagaaaataaaaaaaggcttAGTTCAATTTTAGGcaataataacaaacacaatatataaaatatatttcatatcaCACCAAAATAATATCAGCTATATGCATAGGAATCTAATAGATCAAATCCTGTTTGCATGACACTGGGAGGACAGACAATGGCACAGGTGTCTCCATCAGAATGCTTGGCAAAATTTGCTTCTGACTGATATAGATCTGTATCTCGCAATGAAAGGCTAAACCTTTAACAAGTGCCCTGGTGTGGCACAATGGCTTTCGTGTTGGCCCTATCACTGAGAGATTGATGGTTCTGATCCAAAGTGATGTCTCAGCCATGCAAGGCCAGGAGACCAAGAGAGCACAATTGACCTCTTTGTCTCTATCTCTGGGTTGGTAGAATGATTCTTCACTTCTCTCATAACTCAAGCCAACATTGGTGTCTGTTACCTAACATAAAGAACTAGACAGTTATTCAAGCTCCCTAGTGGCCTTGTGTTCATGGTGGTTCATGAAGAAGTGGTGGCCATCGTTTTGTAGGCCCTGAATGAACCACTTTGGTTGCAACCATGTTTAAATACATGTAGTACGCAATCTCTGATTTATTTAGTCAACTATAATGGCTCATTGAAATGTGAAGAATGTAGGCATAATTTTGAATCTGATGGGTCTCTATTTTTGTTTAGCTGAGCAAGTTTGGCGCAGCACACATTCAGCTGTAGGTGGGACCTTAGCCATGGCCAAAATCGCATCTCATTTTCAAGCatattgtttaataaaatacagTTGGTCTGCTATTTCaccacatgaaaataaaataaaataaaatctaaccAGGCTCTTACGGCACAAGCCTCAACCCAGGAAAATTACATAAAATCATGCACTATCTTATATCAATGCCAATAGGGCAAATAAGCTTTCATTTAACACCTCATTCAAGGTAATAGAGCACTGTGTGACAAAATAATTGACATGTTGTGGATTTATGATTTATGATTGTTGCAAAAAGGACAATTCAAAATTATGCTTGTATTCACTCCATCCTCTACCTGaactattaatgttttaatctaTAAAAACATGGTTGTAATATGTAAATAAGGAATG encodes:
- the LOC136671669 gene encoding granzyme M-like translates to MALLSLLLLAALLQNLSHSARVNVGIVNGKEVVPHSRPYMVSVQEYRRHICGGFFVSNKYVMTSAHCYDRKQSIRVLTVVVGAHDLLNSREGSRMNVQSCHVYPNFNAQTLDNDIMLIKLRGTVIQSQTVNWIPIPLTTEEGIPVNMGCSVVGWGKTGQNNPPSARLLETQTQIIDRTMCINNWHRRPITQSMVCARGPATCKFDSGGPLVCGGTAVGIVSFGEVPCDYSRKPNVYAKISAFLPWIRSFI